The stretch of DNA TTGAAGATGGATTTATTGTTAAAATCGGAGCTCTGGACTGCTTTAAAGATGATGCCTGTGAACGCATAGATGTAGAAGGGAAATTTATCTTACCCGGGCTCATAAATGCTCATCATCATTTCTATTCTACTTTTGCCACTGGCTTAACGAAAACCGCTGTTTCCCATAACTTTAGTGAAGTTTTAAGCAATCTTTGGTGGCGTCTCGATAAAAACCTGCTAAAAGAGGATATTTATTATAGCGCTTTAGTTTCAGCGTTAACATCCATCCGCAAAGGAACAACCACTATAATTGATCATCATTCTTCTCCTTTTTGTGTGCAGAATTCTCTGTCTCAAATTGCTAAAGCGATTTTGGATACAGGCATTAAGGCGTCTTTGTGCTATGAGGTTTCAGATAGAGATGGGGCAGAAATTGCCGAAGCCGGAATAGAGGAAAATTACCAGTGGCTGAAACACTGCCAAAATAATCCCAGTCCTTATTTGAAAGGACTTTTTGGTCTGCACGCGGCATTCACTCTTTCCGATAAAACCCTATCCAAAATTGCCGATAAAGTTGCAGAACTTAATTGTGGTATCCATATTCATTCTGCTGAAGCGGAAACGGACGAAAAATATAATGTGGAACATTACGGCAAAAGAGTTGTGGAACGCTTAAACGATTTTAATCTGCTAAATGGTAAAAGCATTCTGGCACATTGTGTTTATTTGAATGCCAAGGAACTTATTTTGGCGGCGGAAAAAGGAGCTGCCATAGTTACTAATCCACAATCCAATTTAAATAATGCCGTGGGAATTGCCGATGTTTGTAAAATGAAAGAACTGGGCGTAACAGTTGGTCTCGGCACCGATGCAATGACCAATAATATGCTGGAAGAATTACGCATTGGGGTTTGGGCACAACATTGGAAACAAAATGATCCTTCTCGTGGCTTTACAGAAATTGCCTCTGCCCTCGTTTTCAATAATCCTCTTATAACACAAAAATATTGGGGTGAAAAACACGGAACGATAAAAGAAGGAAGTCCGGCAGATATTATTGTGGTAGATTATGAACCCTATACACCCCTAACGGAAGCAAATTGGATGGGACATCTGGTTTATGGAATTTCCCAAGCGAAAGTGGATGCAACTATTTGCCAGGGAAGAATTTTGCTGTGGGAAGGTGAATTACTGCTCAATCTTGATGAACAAGAGATAATAGCCAAAGCAAAAGAGTGTGCGGAAAAACTTTGGGAGAGGATGTGAAGCAAGTGCAGCTTTATTATAATGTAATAATCCCTGAAATGCCTATAATCCTGTTTATCCCAGACCTATTGATTTTAGGTAATCTGCTGAAAGATAATGTAAGGAGAAGCGATTATGTATAAAGAAATTTATGCCCGAGCCAAACACTATGAAGATGCCAACGCTCGTTTCCTGATGGACATTGTAAAAATACCCTCTTTTTCTACTATGGAAAAAGAAGTGGCAATGCGCATCCTGAAAGAAATGCAAGCAATAGGAATGGATGAAGCATATATTGATCCTTTGGGAAATGTGATAGGCCGCCTGGGCTGTGGAAAAAAAGTGATTGCCTTCGACGCACATATAGACACTGTCTATCCGGGAGACCTTTCACTGTGGGATTTTGATCCTTTTGACGCTCATTTGAAAGATGGGAAGATTTGGGGTCGCGGAACCGTTGATCAAAAAGGTGGAATGGCAAGTATGCTGACAGCCGCTCGCATTATCAAAGACCTGAATTTGGCAAAGGACTTGAGCGTTTATTTTACCGGCACGGTTATGGAAGAGGATTGCGATGGGTTATGTTGGCAATATATTCTAAACGAAGGCGAAATTAAGCCCGAACTGGTTGTTATTACAGAACCTACAAATCTTAATATCTATCGTGGTCATCGCGGCAGAATGGAAATGGAAGTAAGAATAAAAGGACTTTCCTGTCATGGTTCTGCTCCCGAACGCGGAGATAATGCCATATATAAAATCTCGCGTATTGCGTTGGAAATAGAAAAGTTGCATCAGCACTTGCGTTCGGATGATTTTTTGGGTAAAGGCAGTATCTGTGTTACTCAGGTATTTTTTACAGGACCCAGTCAATGTGCAGTTCCGGATAGCGCTCGCTTACATTTAGACCGACGCTTAACTTGGGGAGAAAATAAAGCAAGTGCTGTTGCCGAAGTTCAAGATGCCTGTATCAAAGCTGGCTATCCTGATGCCCAAATTGAGGTTCTATCCTATGCAGAAAAGGCATATACAGGGTTGGTTTATCCCACCGAAAAATACTATCCAACTTGGGTTACGCCTTTGGATTCTGTTTATGTGCAAAATGCAGCCGATGCCTATTTTCAGACCTTAGAAATGGAGCCAGTTATAGATAAATGGACTTTTTCTACCAATGCTGTGGCAATTGCCGGTATGAAAGGAATTCCTTGTATTGGCTTAGGACCTGGCAATGAAATTTATGCTCATTCACCCAATGAAGCAATCCCGATTGAACATTTAACGAAGGCGGCTGCGTTTTATGCTGCTTTGGTATATAAATTGGGGCAGGGATGAAGAAGTCGAGAGGTCGAGAAGTCGA from Candidatus Cloacimonas sp. encodes:
- the ssnA gene encoding putative aminohydrolase SsnA, with the protein product MNRYILQGGTILTFDADKPLLEQQAILIEDGFIVKIGALDCFKDDACERIDVEGKFILPGLINAHHHFYSTFATGLTKTAVSHNFSEVLSNLWWRLDKNLLKEDIYYSALVSALTSIRKGTTTIIDHHSSPFCVQNSLSQIAKAILDTGIKASLCYEVSDRDGAEIAEAGIEENYQWLKHCQNNPSPYLKGLFGLHAAFTLSDKTLSKIADKVAELNCGIHIHSAEAETDEKYNVEHYGKRVVERLNDFNLLNGKSILAHCVYLNAKELILAAEKGAAIVTNPQSNLNNAVGIADVCKMKELGVTVGLGTDAMTNNMLEELRIGVWAQHWKQNDPSRGFTEIASALVFNNPLITQKYWGEKHGTIKEGSPADIIVVDYEPYTPLTEANWMGHLVYGISQAKVDATICQGRILLWEGELLLNLDEQEIIAKAKECAEKLWERM
- a CDS encoding YgeY family selenium metabolism-linked hydrolase, whose protein sequence is MYKEIYARAKHYEDANARFLMDIVKIPSFSTMEKEVAMRILKEMQAIGMDEAYIDPLGNVIGRLGCGKKVIAFDAHIDTVYPGDLSLWDFDPFDAHLKDGKIWGRGTVDQKGGMASMLTAARIIKDLNLAKDLSVYFTGTVMEEDCDGLCWQYILNEGEIKPELVVITEPTNLNIYRGHRGRMEMEVRIKGLSCHGSAPERGDNAIYKISRIALEIEKLHQHLRSDDFLGKGSICVTQVFFTGPSQCAVPDSARLHLDRRLTWGENKASAVAEVQDACIKAGYPDAQIEVLSYAEKAYTGLVYPTEKYYPTWVTPLDSVYVQNAADAYFQTLEMEPVIDKWTFSTNAVAIAGMKGIPCIGLGPGNEIYAHSPNEAIPIEHLTKAAAFYAALVYKLGQG